In Ctenopharyngodon idella isolate HZGC_01 chromosome 20, HZGC01, whole genome shotgun sequence, the following proteins share a genomic window:
- the mia3 gene encoding transport and Golgi organization protein 1 homolog isoform X17: MAARNAYFYYVFTLVLYACFHRSSADRRFSDLKRCADDECSMLLGRGKAAKDFTGPDCRFLSFKKGETIYVYYKLSGQRSDLWAGSVGNHFGYFPKDYLNINHVYTEKELEVPTEETDFVCFETGLDKFESYDIDVLLGSTLLIESENSTEESKEPAQNEDESQLPSETEAESAELLESETVDSESTSLLESESVDSESTLLLESETVDSESTSLLESESVDSESTSLLESESVDSESASLLEAESVGSKSTSPVESESVDSESALPVESELVDSESTSLFEAESVGSKSTSPVESKSVDSESTLPVESESVDSESTLPVESKSVNSESTLPAESKSVSSESTLPVESKSVSSESTLPVESKSVHSESTLPVESKSVDSESTLPVESKSVNSESTLPVESKLVDSESPSPLESESVDSKSTSPLESESVDSESTLPIESKSVNSDSVKSPEIETLHSKSTEEDSDILISDIFQPKTDSLKPTLETKDAVKEEMEDISISQDADVILEDVETEPSDSDALDTDYSELLHNQSDSDFEPRERSQLPLETQTAGLDAVHEEPAKTELNDKDIPLQTPEKTLEDENSQSTLNDTEREGESQVTESLQVLTKESVADVEEQAAQSDADVKIPTLSHLPPDTKTASDAREVVPSEPPLNVDQMQVSENTEDDDPKKLDTKEMENLQKASMNKNENAHKNTADDGPQNALTNKIEKANESIDKPEKVNATKSGEFVLESQETAPILDETDEQIDKVKNELVNLLKNTLESEEQSLEDEDEEDVSEDIEELLEDENALHSTENTHEPKENPQPDGDELVVTQQSENITEQEENDEVHLPPEEPEYSDSVLRLTILRDHLKDEEMERMQKYFGLKNLFKIEAMFSDLDLEMKSARELKTDTEEIEQTLDQIMEASENSILDATEELFNERDRKAQEHGQEKEPEIYDVEATILDAFQEIVFSLRQKYSAASDSVPLVEDEQPASETDEKIDSEEVKGLDSNTEMIAPPETPEMHEEQNESELIQNSELNPNEDLSHSKDAGLEEDGGHFNRNKDAQIGFEDAEEIQKGPHAILEKPVDIGFHFEMDQSSGSLESPAVSDFHDTEANTDSSSSSTSDELWGLLLPVKEYLGVYGEILITALPEEWRPGPTFHGVPWEPVLVTVVVGTLTILMFFWRTVLAIKGRTYQLTEKQLRDKIQQLLSEKSDAVNKITELNDKIKEREERLKKSEKSLSSSQQEMKGLKNHQQKLQSQWEGMSGSISQLNQKIVDTQEENTNLNEKIAKMHQRIEKYQKTLKNYDEERAKVHVLMDEAKLREDALKAQVMSFEKENGALKEQKKSLLRDAKDWQEKHKKLSEEIRVYHKSQKELEDSLLHKENEIDVLSSCIAELNRLGAGDSAELQKEDAKMSNGEDDEKKMDTTRVRIKQMMDVSRIKATLSIVEDERNRYMESLLAEQKSRQELEEQYQKVMHDQMNLNNEKTHLENQFKNLQQRLEITTELYQQKENALQQKLTQEELERREKETKLSEVDSKALRSEEELRALKQKIKDIEEEMQQNERSLKSEVAVQEKKAHENWLKARASERALVEERRELANLRQKLVEYRDKISDMEQSLFKLNSGPPDRHMPPQRRGDSYGPSPVSGGAPSPPLMIEGPGRPPSAPVGRRGEPFGPRPPSDPHGRFSDLGHPLPSRPEMFPPMTSSPCAHDGPMQTAPVTETAEASEQVSSEPVEPLSKSQSQGSFLPSPIRDSPVPPPKSYGPPIMPPNGPPPMMIRPPNGHPPMMPPEPRFRPPHMDSYGPPPPIGPFGPVPPPFARGPPLGPLPPPPLGQRDIPPEFFGPRGLPPRSFPPGPLPPPGAMIPPPYAARGFPGPPPLMAQSSRDGDGNVAPANVPPTDGSHQNAGGSTMAEP, encoded by the exons ATGGCTGCAcgaaatgcatatttttattatgtttttacgCTTGTTCTTTACGCGTGTTTTCATAGAAGCAGCGCGGACCGGCGCTTCTCCGACCTGAAGCGATGCGCCGATGATGAATGTAGCA TGCTTCTCGGCAGAGGGAAGGCCGCTAAGGATTTCACAGGGCCGGACTGTCGGTTTCTTTCTTTCAAGAAAGGAGAGAcgatatatgtatattataaacTCTCAGGGCAGAGGTCAGACTTGTGGGCTGGAAGT GTTGGAAACCACTTTGGTTATTTCCCAAAGGACTATCTTAATATAAATCATGTATATACTGAAAAAGAATTGGAGGTGCCTACAGAG GAAACAGATTTTGTTTGCTTTGAGACGGGCCTTGATAAATTTGAAAGCTATGATATAGATGTGCTGTTGGGCAGCACATTGTTGATAGAAAGCGAGAATTCAACAGAGGAATCAAAAGAACCAGCTCAGAATGAAGATGAATCTCAACTGCCTTCTGAAACGGAGGCAGAATCAGCGGAGCTTCTTGAATCAGAGACAGTCGATTCAGAATCAACATCGCTTCTTGAATCAGAGTCAGTCGATTCAGAATCAACATTGCTTCTTGAATCAGAGACAGTCGATTCAGAATCAACATCGCTTCTTGAATCAGAGTCAGTCGATTCAGAATCAACATCGCTTCTTGAATCAGAGTCAGTCGATTCAGAATCAGCATCACTTCTTGAAGCAGAATCAGTAGGTTCGAAATCAACATCGCCTGTTGAATCAGAGTCAGTTGATTCAGAATCAGCATTGCCTGTTGAATCGGAGTTAGTCGATTCAGAATCAACATCACTTTTTGAAGCAGAATCAGTAGGTTCAAAATCAACATCGCCTGTTGAATCAAAGTCAGTAGATTCAGAATCAACATTGCCTGTTGAATCAGAGTCAGTAGATTCAGAATCAACATTGCCTGTTGAATCAAAGTCAGTCAATTCAGAATCAACATTGCCTGCTGAATCAAAGTCAGTCAGTTCAGAATCAACATTGCCTGTTGAATCAAAGTCAGTCAGTTCAGAATCAACATTGCCTGTTGAATCAAAGTCAGTCC ATTCAGAATCAACATTGCCTGTTGAATCAAAGTCAGTAGATTCAGAATCAACATTGCCTGTTGAATCAAAGTCAGTCA ATTCAGAATCAACATTGCCTGTTGAATCAAAGTTAGTAGATTCAGAATCACCATCACCTCTTGAATCAGAGTCAGTTGATTCAAAATCAACATCGCCTCTTGAATCAGAGTCAGTCGATTCAGAATCAACATTGCCTATTGAATCAAAGTCAGTCAATTCAGATTCTGTAAAATCTCCTGAAATAGAGACATTACATTCAAAATCTACTGAAGAGGACTCAGATATCTTGATATCAGATATCTTTCAGCCAAAGACTGACTCATTAAAACCAACATTGGAAACTAAAGATGCAGTAAAAGAAGAGATGGAAGATATTTCAATAAGCCAAGATGCCGATGTCATTTTAGAAGATGTAGAAACAGAGCCATCAGATTCTGATGCACTTGATACTGATTATTCTGAGCTTTTGCACAACCAAAGTGACTCTGATTTCGAGCCTCGGGAGCGCTCACAACTTCCCCTTGAAACACAAACAGCAGGTTTAGATGCAGTACATGAAGAACCTGCCAAAACAGAGCTAAACGATAAAGATATACCACTACAAACACCAGAGAAAACACTTGAGGATGAGAACAGCCAGTCGACTTTGAATGATACGGAGCGTGAAGGGGAATCGCAAGTGACCGAATCCCTTCAAGTACTCACCAAAGAATCAGTTGCTGATGTCGAAGAACAAGCTGCACAAAGTGATGCTGATGTCAAAATCCCAACACTTTCTCATCTGCCACCAGACACTAAAACTGCTTCAGATGCACGTGAAGTCGTCCCATCTGAACCGCCATTAAATGTAGACCAGATGCAAGTAAGTGAAAACACTGAAGATGACGATCCAAAGAAGTTAGACacaaaagaaatggaaaacCTTCAGAAGGCCAGCATGAACAAGAATGAAAACGCACACAAAAACACTGCAGACGACGGTCCTCAGAATGCACTTACAAACAAGATCGAAAAAGCGAATGAATCCATTGACAAACCGGAGAAGGTAAATGCAACCAAAAGTGGGGAATTTGTTTTAGAAAGCCAAGAAACTGCACCTATACTTGACGAAACAGACGAACAGATTGATAAAGTGAAGAACGAACTTGTGAATCTACTGAAAAACACACTGGAATCAGAAGAACAAAGTCTTGAAGATGAAGACGAAGAGGACGTGAGCGAAGACATCGAAGAGCTTTTGGAGGATGAGAACGCTCTTCATTCTACAGAAAACACACATGAGCCTAAAGAAAATCCTCAACCTGACGGCGATGAATTGGTTGTTACCCAACAAAGCGAAAACATCACAGAACAAGAGGAAAACGATGAGGTTCATCTTCCTCCCGAAGAGCCTGAATACAGCGACAGCGTACTGAGACTCACAATTTTACGAGATCACTTGAAGGACGAGGAAATGGAGCGCATGCAGAAGTATTTCGGACTGAAGAACCTGTTTAAGATCGAAGCCATGTTTTCTGACCTAGATCTGGAGATGAAGTCTGCGAGAGAGCTGAAGACGGATACGGAGGAAATCGAGCAGACCCTAGACCAGATCATGGAGGCCTCAGAGAACTCCATTCTTGATGCGACGGAAGAATTATTTAATGAAAGAGACCGGAAAGCTCAGGAACATGGACAGGAGAAGGAGCCAGAAATATATGATGTTGAGGCTACAATCTTAGACGCTTTTCAGGAGATTGTTTTCTCTTTACGACAGAAATATTCAGCCGCCAGTGACAGCGTCCCGTTGGTCGAGGATGAACAACCTGCATCTGAAACGG ATGAGAAAATTGACTCTGAAGAGGTGAAGGGTTTGGACAGTAACACCGAAATGATCGCTCCACCTGAAACTCCTGAAATGCATGAGGAGCAAAATGAATCTGAACTGATTCAGAATTCTGAATTAAATCCGAATGAAGATTTGTCCCACAGTAAAGACGCAGGTCTTGAGGAGGACGGAGGCCATTTCAACAGAAATAAAGATGCACAAATAGGGTTCGAGGACGCTGAGGAGATTCAAAAGGGGCCTCATGCTATTTTGGAGAAACCGGTGGACATCGGCTTTCACTTTGAAATGGATCAGTCTTCAg GTTCACTAGAGTCTCCAGCTGTCTCTGATTTCCATGACACTGAAGCAAACACTGATTCCTCCAGCTCCTCAACTTCAGATGAACTCTGGGGTTTACTGCTTCCCGTCAAAGAATATCTTGGGGTGTACGGAGAAATT CTGATCACTGCTCTTCCAGAGGAATGGCGACCGGGTCCCACTTTCCACGGAGTCCCCTGGGAGCCTGTGCTCGTCACAGTGGTTGTCGGGACCCTCACGATACTGATGTTCTTCTGGAGGACGGTGCTCGCT ATCAAAGGCAGAACCTATCAAT TAACAGAAAAGCAGCTCAGAGACAAGATCCAGCAGCTTCTCAGCGAGAAATCTGATGCTGTTAACAAGATCACAGAATTGAATGACAAG ATAAAAGAACGTGAAGAGCGGCTGAAAAAATCTGAGAAATCACTGAGTTCCAGCCAACAAGAAATGAAGGGGCTGAAG AATCATCAGCAGAAGCTCCAGAGTCAGTGGGAGGGGATGTCCGGGAGTATTTCACAGCTTAACCAAAAAATTGTGGACACACAGGAAGAAAATACAAATCTTAATGAGAAG ATTGCCAAAATGCACCAGAGAATCGAGAAATACCAGAAAACACTGAAGAACTACGACGAGGAGCGTGCAAAG GTTCATGTCCTCATGGATGAAGCTAAACTCAGAGAAGATGCTCTTAAGGCTCAGGTGATGTCCTTTGAGAAGGAAAACGGCGCTttaaaagagcagaagaaatCT CTCCTTCGTGATGCTAAAGACTGGCAGGAGAAGCACAAGAAACTGAGTGAGGAGATCAGAGTTTATCACAAATCCCAGAAAGAGCTGGAGGACTCGCTGCTGCACAAGGAAAATGAGATTGAT GTTTTGTCCAGCTGTATCGCAGAGCTCAACCGTCTGGGAGCCGGTGATTCTGCTGAACTCCAGAAAGAAGATGCTAAAATGTCTAATGGAGAAGATGATG AGAAGAAGATGGACACCACGAGAGTGCGGATCAAACAGATGATGGACGTCTCCAGG ATTAAAGCAACTCTCAGTATTGTTGAAGACGAGAGAAATCGCTACATGGAAAGTCTCCTCGCCGAACAGAAATCCAGACAGGAGCTGGAGG aGCAATATCAGAAGGTCATGCACGACCAGATGAATCTGAACAATGAGAAAACACATCTGGAGAACCAGTTCAAGAACCTGCAGCAAAGACTAGAAATCACCACTGAACTCTACCAGCAGAAAGAAAACGCCCTGCAACA GAAATTGACTCAGGAGGAGCTGGAGAGACGTGAGAAGGAGACGAAGCTGTCGGAGGTGGACAGTAAAGCTCTGCGGTCGGAAGAGGAGCTGAGAGCGCTTAAACAGAAGATCAAGGACATTGAGGAGGAGATGCAGCAGAACGAGCGCTCGCTGAAGTCTGAG GTGGCAGTCCAGGAAAAGAAAGCCCATGAGAACTGG TTGAAAGCGCGTGCTTCAGAACGAGCTCTGGTGGAGGAAAGAAGAGAGTTGGCCAACCTTCGTCAGAA GCTTGTGGAGTACAGAGATAAAATCTCAGACATGGAGCAAAGTCTGTTCAAACTCAACTCCGGACCCCCGGATCGCCACATGCCGCCACAGCGAAGAG GTGATTCGTACGGGCCGTCTCCTGTGAGTGGGGGGGCTCCCTCTCCTCCTCTAATGATAGAGGGTCCTGGACGCCCCCCCTCTGCACCTGTAGGGCGAAGGGGTGAACCGTTCG GTCCACGACCCCCGTCTGACCCTCACGGACGCTTCTCAGACCTTGGACACCCGCTGCCATCCCGACCAG AAATGTTTCCTCCGATGACATCATCTCCATGTGCACATGACGGACCAATG CAGACCGCTCCAGTCACAGAGACGGCCGAGGCCTCAGAGCAGGTCTCGTCTGAGCCTGTAGAGCCC CTCTCCAAGTCTCAGAGTCAGggatccttccttccttctccCATACGGGATTCTCCGGTTCCGCCTCCCAAGTCTTACGGACCCCCAATCATGCCGCCCAATGGGCCGCCGCCAATGATGATCCGACCGCCCAATGGCCACCCTCCCATGATGCCCCCTGAGCCTCGCTTTAGACCGCCACACATGGATTCTTACGGCCCTCCTCCTCCGATTGGCCCGTTTGGACCTGTACCGCCCCCTTTTG CACGAGGCCCACCGTTGGGACCACTGCCTCCACCACCACTCGGACAGCGCGACATCCCGCCTGAATTTTTCGGACCTCGCGGGCTTCCCCCTCGTTCCTTCCCTCCCGGGCCTCTGCCGCCCCCTGGAGCAATGATTCCACCTCCATACGCCGCACGCGGTTTCCCGGGACCCCCTCCGCTGATGGCTCAGAGCTCCAGAGACGGTGACGGGAACGTCGCACCAGCTAACGTCCCGCCAACGGACGGCTCCCATCAGAACGCGGGCGGCTCCACAATGGCTGAGCCTTGA